The Pygocentrus nattereri isolate fPygNat1 chromosome 2, fPygNat1.pri, whole genome shotgun sequence genome has a window encoding:
- the LOC108436201 gene encoding homeobox protein HMX3-B, which translates to MSTEDMVYRPAALKFTIDNILNRDFDGVRCKLRLDAESRRPPCGERTRLTAQPVPGQTASKGLGAGAEAEAEADSRSLSVDEEDEPREGDKCPKSEDDDSHELDVKSSKKSRPLTKKKTRTIFSKRQIFQLESTFDIKRYLSSAERACLASSLQLTETQVKIWFQNRRNKLKRQLSTDFEGPCSAEHLSEVAKVMQLQSPYKDSVGGSVLGGCLLPMPVPVMYHGSTTPYLYFSNASKYFSVFDGDA; encoded by the exons ATGAGCACAGAAGACATGGTCTACCGGCCCGCGGCGCTGAAGTTCACCATCGATAACATCCTCAACAGGGACTTCGACGGAGTTCGCTGTAAACTGCGGCTGGACGCGGAGAGCCGCCGCCCGCCGTGCGGAGAGCGGACACGGCTGACCGCGCAGCCCGTCCCCGGACAAACAG CGTCCAAAGGACTCGGAGCcggagctgaagctgaagctgaagcgGACTCTCGGAGCCTCAGCGTGGACGAGGAGGACGAGCCGAGGGAGGGCGACAAGTGTCCGAAAAGCGAGGACGACGACAGCCATGAACTTGACGTTAAAAGCAGCAAGAAGAGCAGACCGCTCACCAAGAAGAAGACGCGCACCATTTTCTCCAAGAGGCAGATCTTCCAGCTGGAGTCCACCTTCGACATCAAGCGCTACCTGAGCAGCGCGGAGCGGGCGTGCCTGGCCAGCTCGCTGCAGCTCACAGAGACGCAGGTGAAGATCTGGTTTCAGAACCGCAGGAATAAACTGAAACGGCAGCTCTCCACGGACTTCGAGGGGCCGTGCTCTGCGGAGCATCTCTCCGAGGTGGCGAAGGTGATGCAGCTGCAGAGTCCGTACAAAGACAGTGTCGGGGGCTCCGTGCTGGGGGGATGCTTGTTACCGATGCCTGTCCCGGTGATGTACCACGGAAGCACGACGCCTTACCTGTACTTTTCAAACGCCAGCAAGTATTTCAGCGTTTTCGATGGAGACGCGTGA